Proteins encoded together in one Pontiella desulfatans window:
- a CDS encoding MarR family transcriptional regulator produces the protein MNPGHEQLPVLVRQITELRITGNMIPNTWTKFIVHGKKKEPDFLAMHILSDTVYWYRASVKKDEETGLVIHVKKRFTADKLQRSYAQLAELFSMSKARVKQSIDLLIDQGLIEREFRNITPEMGSPLNNVMFLAPVPDKIREISFPRVDKRPRKPAKSYNVSKKNKVAPSPETKAPPSPDKSIAPSPKTFGGRIQETTTEITTEVTTEKNPLYSLAGGKGTSPSFFSSEIPYPSIPENAASTEAVPTGGAPTTEPQSPGETLSPEPVPDEDEEEGWDPPFDLQWISNCSPEELDAERVKITALKRRLREQQAERLMQTRLYPLICAIFYRNVAPEEMIPMLSPLRTGTISANNLLFAAAYSLLSQCVNFSNIPDLVRALKEKDDDQYLARCRDDITESLALEQEIFHREYPDADLEEALESLRETYGSVIIDFGYDRGAAQKLKDKCDRVMTKQTEYWNSICSNLNVYQGLGCTLNHLWEHADATAYQSWDAIKLAALFKLDLIQPEAAINDQRVEDACRKASEYRFVRDLFSQAESGHPALKQILDSSETLPSESQTPECKVDDTTDTVLAMAEKGLGDDIALPNVTNNEAVTLTTKNHKRKELK, from the coding sequence ATGAATCCGGGACATGAACAGCTGCCGGTTTTGGTTCGGCAAATCACCGAGTTAAGGATTACCGGGAACATGATCCCTAACACATGGACAAAATTCATTGTTCATGGCAAGAAGAAGGAGCCCGACTTCCTCGCTATGCACATCCTGAGCGACACCGTCTATTGGTATCGTGCCTCGGTCAAGAAGGACGAAGAAACCGGGCTCGTAATCCACGTCAAAAAAAGGTTCACAGCAGACAAGCTGCAGCGAAGCTATGCGCAGCTGGCGGAACTGTTCAGCATGTCGAAAGCACGGGTCAAGCAATCTATTGACCTGTTGATTGATCAGGGTCTCATCGAGCGTGAATTCAGGAACATAACTCCGGAGATGGGCTCCCCGCTAAACAACGTCATGTTCCTGGCTCCCGTACCGGACAAGATCCGGGAAATCAGCTTCCCCAGAGTCGACAAGCGGCCAAGGAAGCCAGCAAAAAGCTACAACGTATCGAAAAAAAACAAGGTGGCCCCCTCTCCGGAAACCAAAGCACCCCCCTCCCCTGATAAATCGATAGCCCCCTCCCCCAAAACTTTTGGGGGACGTATACAAGAGACTACAACGGAGATTACAACGGAGGTTACAACAGAGAAAAATCCCTTATATTCCCTTGCCGGGGGCAAGGGAACTTCTCCTTCTTTTTTTTCTTCTGAAATACCATACCCGTCGATCCCGGAGAACGCGGCATCTACGGAAGCAGTTCCGACGGGAGGTGCTCCAACTACTGAGCCCCAATCTCCCGGAGAGACCCTTTCCCCGGAACCTGTGCCAGACGAAGATGAGGAGGAGGGCTGGGATCCTCCCTTTGACCTGCAGTGGATAAGCAACTGCTCCCCGGAAGAACTGGATGCTGAAAGGGTGAAAATTACCGCGCTCAAAAGGCGTCTCCGGGAACAGCAGGCAGAGAGGCTCATGCAAACCAGATTATACCCGTTGATATGCGCCATCTTTTATCGCAACGTTGCCCCTGAAGAAATGATCCCCATGCTGTCCCCCTTGCGAACCGGCACCATTTCCGCAAACAACCTGCTGTTTGCCGCGGCTTACTCCCTCTTGTCCCAGTGCGTTAATTTCTCCAACATCCCGGATCTCGTCCGTGCATTGAAGGAAAAAGACGACGATCAATATCTTGCTAGGTGCCGGGATGATATCACGGAAAGTCTTGCGCTTGAGCAAGAGATATTTCACCGCGAATATCCTGATGCAGATCTAGAAGAAGCCCTTGAATCTCTGAGAGAAACATACGGCTCTGTGATCATCGACTTCGGATACGATCGCGGCGCGGCTCAGAAACTCAAAGACAAGTGCGATCGCGTTATGACTAAGCAGACCGAGTACTGGAATTCGATATGCAGCAACCTTAATGTATATCAAGGCTTAGGATGCACCTTGAATCATCTTTGGGAACATGCCGACGCCACGGCTTACCAATCATGGGACGCCATCAAACTCGCTGCACTGTTCAAGCTGGATCTTATTCAGCCAGAAGCAGCCATCAACGATCAACGAGTCGAAGACGCTTGCCGGAAGGCAAGCGAGTACAGGTTCGTCCGGGATCTATTCTCGCAGGCAGAATCAGGGCACCCCGCCCTGAAGCAAATTCTCGATTCCAGCGAAACCCTGCCCAGCGAGAGCCAGACCCCAGAATGTAAAGTCGACGACACGACGGACACGGTCCTCGCGATGGCCGAGAAAGGGCTTGGGGACGATATAGCCCTCCCCAATGTAACAAACAACGAGGCGGTCACACTCACAACAAAGAACCACAAACGAAAGGAACTAAAATGA
- a CDS encoding LbetaH domain-containing protein: MKYKLTEETREINGITLYRIEATSSFGDVKEGDLGGWVENSKNLSKRRRAWIADEAAVYGEARVGGDAWIGGNAEVYERASIGARAKVFGNAKIYGNACVVDDAVVTDYAKVSGFTQVLGCVCIMNHASVSGDIRLLGSIKFGTNTQLTGQFAIIEQTGTVLHIDGNAPYLPNLERIAHNAGMRDEAPSHIDLQSADGPYWHEPIRPAPEVIHREPLSYERTIPDLLLSSLKEALMDVQDPRKSTPRFQPSTILSLAFIAALRGAKETSQINDFIPSLSLTVKQSHWLGLPPPHHRTLERAMPPSSAYSRLHGVIDMKSVNRILRQWLKDHRYELPGQMAPATPFMDETFKSLTHMFRRDRASAGKAKLRGGTQPKQDSHNQPKATK; encoded by the coding sequence ATGAAATATAAACTGACAGAAGAAACTAGAGAGATTAACGGCATCACGTTATACCGCATCGAGGCGACATCCTCTTTCGGTGACGTAAAGGAAGGCGACCTGGGCGGATGGGTCGAGAATTCTAAAAACCTGTCCAAGAGAAGGCGGGCATGGATCGCCGACGAAGCCGCCGTGTACGGAGAGGCAAGGGTCGGAGGAGATGCCTGGATCGGAGGGAACGCCGAAGTATACGAACGAGCCTCAATTGGTGCGCGCGCTAAGGTTTTCGGTAATGCTAAGATTTATGGAAATGCCTGCGTCGTGGATGACGCCGTAGTGACTGACTATGCGAAGGTCAGCGGGTTCACTCAAGTGCTGGGCTGTGTCTGCATAATGAACCATGCATCCGTCTCAGGTGATATCCGACTCTTAGGCAGCATAAAGTTCGGAACAAACACGCAGCTCACCGGCCAGTTCGCGATCATTGAGCAGACCGGAACCGTTTTACACATCGATGGAAATGCTCCATACCTACCGAATTTAGAGCGTATTGCGCATAATGCAGGCATGCGTGATGAAGCCCCATCTCACATCGACTTGCAATCTGCCGACGGGCCATATTGGCATGAACCGATCAGACCTGCCCCCGAGGTTATCCACAGAGAACCACTCAGCTATGAGCGGACTATTCCCGATCTTCTGCTTAGCTCATTGAAAGAAGCATTGATGGATGTTCAGGACCCGAGAAAAAGCACTCCCCGGTTCCAACCATCCACCATCTTGAGCCTGGCGTTCATAGCGGCGTTGCGCGGAGCAAAAGAAACATCTCAAATAAATGACTTCATACCATCTCTGAGCCTGACCGTGAAACAGTCCCATTGGCTCGGACTGCCTCCCCCTCATCACCGCACTCTGGAACGAGCTATGCCTCCCTCTTCAGCTTACAGCCGACTTCACGGGGTTATCGATATGAAATCGGTTAACCGGATACTCAGGCAATGGCTGAAAGATCATCGGTACGAACTGCCCGGCCAGATGGCCCCCGCAACGCCGTTCATGGATGAAACGTTCAAGTCCCTGACGCACATGTTCCGGCGGGACAGAGCCTCTGCCGGCAAGGCAAAGCTCCGTGGCGGTACGCAGCCGAAGCAGGATTCACACAACCAACCAAAGGCAACGAAATGA
- a CDS encoding transposase family protein, which yields MNTGLIGAGAIARPASPTQKAAMKPERKFIPDYDNIYVVAAPPQRFKELAKEHMDGWDDLLFEHEVAYEMGLLVLTNNDWFGALLVRRAETQSLERDHWLGWSTYHQVERSPLVLEVLEYLPRWEACYRPDYGVRALQAAISRMAEMFELHYGYKPLLADCHMDPDGRMPDYFRGAGWILATEGNPEKLSSYWINELVPRASEIMTAKNLDKAYTAGTSRKLTGLLPISEHLLPSLRDAFKAIDDDRATNKKHPQHSILATIFLALLCGFHSVNGIVKFSRRLSVANAQMLGFKVDLNGCAIIPKYHTFYRVLGNLDRLQLSECFVRWVEVHEKELPRSLQFTGRVMRDALITFVKYLGRRHPQ from the coding sequence ATGAATACAGGCTTAATCGGGGCGGGCGCAATCGCCCGCCCTGCCTCCCCAACACAAAAGGCCGCCATGAAACCAGAAAGAAAATTCATACCGGATTATGACAATATCTACGTGGTGGCAGCCCCACCGCAGAGGTTCAAAGAACTCGCAAAGGAACACATGGATGGATGGGATGACCTCTTATTTGAACACGAGGTCGCATATGAGATGGGGCTTCTGGTTTTGACCAACAACGACTGGTTTGGGGCACTCTTAGTGCGACGGGCGGAAACCCAATCCCTTGAGCGAGATCACTGGCTTGGCTGGAGCACGTACCATCAAGTGGAACGAAGCCCCCTGGTTCTGGAAGTCCTTGAATACCTGCCCCGCTGGGAAGCATGCTACCGTCCAGATTACGGCGTGCGTGCCTTGCAGGCAGCCATCTCACGGATGGCGGAAATGTTCGAACTGCATTACGGCTATAAACCTTTACTGGCGGACTGCCATATGGATCCGGACGGCCGGATGCCGGACTATTTCCGCGGTGCCGGCTGGATCCTTGCAACGGAAGGGAACCCTGAAAAACTTTCAAGCTACTGGATCAATGAGTTGGTTCCCCGGGCCTCGGAAATCATGACGGCCAAAAACCTGGACAAAGCATACACGGCTGGCACCTCCCGCAAACTCACCGGACTGCTACCCATCAGCGAGCATCTTCTTCCATCGCTGAGGGATGCTTTCAAAGCCATAGACGACGATCGCGCAACGAACAAGAAACACCCTCAGCACAGCATTTTGGCAACGATATTTCTGGCCCTGCTGTGCGGATTCCATTCTGTCAACGGCATAGTGAAATTCTCTAGGCGCCTGTCGGTGGCAAATGCCCAAATGCTCGGATTCAAAGTCGACTTAAATGGATGCGCCATTATCCCAAAATACCATACCTTCTATCGGGTACTGGGCAATTTGGATCGCCTGCAGCTATCCGAATGCTTCGTTAGGTGGGTTGAAGTCCACGAGAAGGAACTCCCGCGATCCCTGCAATTTACCGGCAGGGTCATGCGCGATGCACTCATCACCTTCGTCAAGTATCTGGGCAGGCGCCACCCGCAGTAG
- a CDS encoding PD-(D/E)XK nuclease family protein, producing the protein MTLMELRKRPHWSFSSLNSLLNICSLQWRFQKIDKLKPTHTSVNLVAGSCHHRTLDQVYLARKLGMPMTIDEALELYTEDWRRSSQEEPIKYGKLDADGVEEQGRGLIQVAWDNIDPTETVLQVSEVFCVPIIYDGRFMSKPMVGEWDLIVEKDGQPLVIDWKTSATRWAKTKAEKSLQATAYSLAYWQKHGINPDVRFDVAVKNKTPVHEKHVTSRAPEDWALLGMLAAKAETIVEQELFYPSLDSFACNDCPFAGACESWCHGEYSIAQAA; encoded by the coding sequence ATGACATTGATGGAATTAAGAAAACGACCGCACTGGTCGTTCAGTAGTCTGAACTCATTGCTGAACATCTGCAGCTTGCAGTGGCGATTTCAGAAGATCGATAAACTCAAGCCCACGCATACATCGGTCAACTTGGTCGCAGGAAGTTGCCACCATCGTACACTCGACCAGGTCTACTTGGCGAGAAAGCTTGGTATGCCTATGACCATAGATGAAGCACTGGAACTCTATACCGAAGACTGGAGACGGTCATCACAAGAGGAGCCGATCAAATACGGTAAGCTTGATGCAGATGGCGTAGAGGAACAGGGCCGTGGTTTGATCCAGGTTGCATGGGATAACATAGATCCAACGGAGACGGTATTGCAGGTCAGCGAAGTGTTCTGTGTGCCGATTATTTATGATGGTCGGTTTATGAGTAAGCCTATGGTGGGTGAATGGGATTTAATCGTAGAGAAAGACGGTCAGCCGTTGGTGATCGATTGGAAAACTTCTGCGACTAGGTGGGCGAAAACTAAGGCCGAAAAGTCATTACAGGCAACAGCGTATTCGTTGGCGTACTGGCAGAAGCATGGGATTAATCCGGATGTACGTTTTGATGTAGCGGTGAAAAATAAGACCCCGGTGCATGAAAAGCATGTAACAAGTCGTGCCCCCGAAGACTGGGCACTGCTGGGCATGCTGGCGGCGAAGGCGGAGACCATCGTGGAACAGGAGTTATTTTATCCGAGTCTGGATTCGTTCGCCTGTAACGACTGCCCCTTTGCCGGGGCATGTGAATCATGGTGCCACGGAGAATATTCCATCGCACAGGCCGCCTAA
- a CDS encoding JAB domain-containing protein, producing MKMVLQLQTELAVKEAAYDGTLLTSPEHVEAYLSELKSAAQEAFVVIALNAKNRVIEKHLVSLGTVSSALVHPREVFRPLIQSGASYTILAHNHPSGSPSPSCEDLKITRQLIAAGEIMGIKVLDHIVIGDRAVSLRETGLCHFG from the coding sequence ATGAAAATGGTACTTCAATTACAGACAGAATTGGCGGTCAAAGAGGCTGCTTATGACGGAACTTTGCTGACGTCACCGGAACATGTTGAAGCGTATTTGAGTGAGCTGAAGTCGGCTGCTCAAGAAGCGTTTGTGGTTATTGCGTTGAATGCTAAGAACCGGGTGATCGAGAAACATCTGGTTTCATTGGGCACCGTATCATCGGCGCTGGTCCATCCTCGTGAGGTGTTCCGGCCGCTCATTCAAAGCGGAGCATCGTACACCATTTTGGCGCACAACCACCCCAGTGGAAGTCCTTCTCCCTCTTGCGAAGATCTGAAAATTACGAGACAGCTCATCGCAGCTGGCGAGATCATGGGCATCAAAGTGCTCGACCATATCGTCATCGGCGACCGGGCCGTATCGTTGCGGGAAACCGGGCTGTGTCACTTCGGGTAG